GAGATGCCATCGACCGCCACTTGCAGGTGGAAGCGTTTCTGGAGGAGGTGCTGGCAGGACCCTCGGTCCCTGCTGCCGGCGCGGCCCCGACTGCGGCAGCGCCAAAGGCCTGAACCGGGCGGATCACAAACCCGCTTGCCATGGCAGGGAAAAGCAGTACAGTGACCGCCCATGCGTGTCCTGTGCCATCTGCCCCTGTCGCCGTTCTGCCGTTCCGTCCGGATTGCCCTGGCGGAAAAGCGCCTGCCCTTCGATCTGGCGCTTGAGGAGCCCTGGCAGCGGCGGTCCGAGTTCCTGGCCCTGAATCCGGCAGGCGACGTTCCCGTCCTGATTGACGGCGCGAATATGGTGATCTGCGGTCCCTGGCCTCTCCTGGAATATCTGGACGATGCGTACCCGGAGGTTCCCCTGATGGGAACAACCCTGGAGGCCCGGGCCGAGGTCCGGCGCCTGGTCTCGTGGTTCCATGACAAGTTCAACCGCGAGGTGACAGAACCTGTGGCCGGACAGAAACTGATCCGCCGCTTCCAGAAGGAGAGTGCGCCCGATGCGGCCACTATCCGCAGTGGCCTTGCCCGGGTCCATGATCACCTGGAATACATCTCGCTTCTGGCCGAGCAGCGATCCTGGCTGGCCGGCAATTCCCTGACCATGGCGGATATCGCCGCCTGTGCCCACCTGTCTGTCCTGGACTATCTGGGTGATGTGCCCTGGGACCGTTACCCCGAGGCCAGAACCTGGTACGCCCGCATGAAAAGCCGGCCCGGATTCCGCCCCCTGCTGTCGGATACCGTTCCGGGGATGCCCCCGGTTTCCCATTATGCAGATGTGGATTTCTGAAAGCGGGTCACGTCTGATGTTACAGGGCGTGTAACCTCTCCGGACCGCTCCGGTTGTGAATTTTTACCCTCGATGTTACAGATTTCGCGTTTTTTGTAACATCGGAGGGGCAAGAACAGTTTTTGTCATTCCGGCCGAGGCTGAAAGTCGGGTGGAGGATCTCCCGGAGATCCTTCGGCTTTGCTCAGGATGACAGGATGGGTGAACGCCCCGTCCCATCCCCTGGAGGACTTTTGTGTCGTCGTATTCACAATGTCAACGAACCCGTCTTCGCTCTTTCGCCGTCGCCCTTCAGGCTATGGCGCAACAAGCCGGGCTACGACCTGGCAAGCCCGCCAGAAGGCAGGCAA
This window of the Pseudomonadota bacterium genome carries:
- a CDS encoding glutathione S-transferase family protein, with translation MRVLCHLPLSPFCRSVRIALAEKRLPFDLALEEPWQRRSEFLALNPAGDVPVLIDGANMVICGPWPLLEYLDDAYPEVPLMGTTLEARAEVRRLVSWFHDKFNREVTEPVAGQKLIRRFQKESAPDAATIRSGLARVHDHLEYISLLAEQRSWLAGNSLTMADIAACAHLSVLDYLGDVPWDRYPEARTWYARMKSRPGFRPLLSDTVPGMPPVSHYADVDF